CCGCGATTGAACACGGCCTCGCCCGCCAGTTCCAGCCCGGTCTGCGCGATGTGCTCCCGCAGGCGCTGCTGCATGCTGCGCCCCCATTCCGAGTTCTCGACCAGCAGGGCCGGCCGGCCGAAGCGCTTGCGCACGTGCTCGACGAGGAAGGGGGCGACCAGATTGTCGTTTGCCGAGGCGCGGAAGATGTGATTCGGCTTGAAGTCGTGCTGCACCACCGCGGCCGAGGCGCTCCAGGGTACGAGCAGTGGCAGGCCGAGGCGGTGCAGGCTCTCCTGTTCGGCGATGATCACGTGCGAGTGCATGCCGCCGAGCACGGCGACCACATCGGGGGTGGCGGCGAAGTGCTCGATGTTGGCGATGCCCAGGCCCGGCTGACTCCTGTTGTCGCGGGCAATGAGCTTGAGTGGCTTGCCGAGCACGCCGCCAGCGGCATTGATCTCCTCGATCGCGAGTTGTGCGCCGCGCTTGATCGCGAGGCCGCCCAGACGCCCGTCGGTCGAGAGGTCGGCGTCCAGGCCGATCAGGATGTGGCGCCCGGGCACGCCATACTTGTGCTCGAGCAGTTCGTCGCTGCGCGACAGCAGGTCGGGGCCGATGAGCGCCTCGAAGCGCCCGGGAATGTTGGCGGTTGCCTCGGCGAAGCGGCGGCGCTCGTCCTCGCTCAGGGTGTGGATGGTGACGCCGGCGGCACGGATGGTCTCGAGCAGCTGCGCCTCGCGGCGATGGGTTTCCGCGCGCTCCCAAGGCGTGAGCGCGCGTGCCGTGTCGATGAGCAGGGTCCGCTGCTCCGGGCTCAGGGTGTCGAAGACGCGGCTGCTGATCACGAACACGTAGCCCAGATAGCCGTGATTGCTCAGCGTCAGGTGCGGCTGCACTTCGTGGATGCCCATCGCGACGATGGCGATCAGCGGGTTCTCCTGAGCGTCGACCACGCCATCGGCGAGCGCCTGCCGGGTGGCGTGGAAGTCGATCGGGATGGAGTGCGCGCCGAAGGTGCGGAACTGGTCCATCAGCATCCGGCTCTTCATGGTGCGCACCCGCGTGCCGGCGAAGTCTTCCGGGCTGCGCAGCGGCCGGTCACCGGTGAACTGCTTGAAGCCGTTGTCCCAGAAGGTCATGCCGATCAGGTCGATGCTGCGCAGCTTGTCGAGCAGCATCTGCCCGGGCTCGCCATCGAGCATCGCGTAGAGGTCTTCCCGTGTCGGAAAGTAGAAAGGCAGGTCGGCGTACTGCATGGCCGGGACCGCCACGCTGACCTTCGCGGTGGGAATCAGCAGCAGGTCCAGACTGCCCTGGCGGGCCATCTCCAGCATCTGGTCGTCGGTGCCCAGCGCCTGCCCGGGGAAGACCTCGATCTTCAGTGCCCCCCCGCTCCGGGTGCCGACCTCGGCGGCGAAGCGTGCCGCGGCCTCGAACAGGGCGCCGTCGGTGATGTTGTGGCCAAAGCGAAGGGTCCGCACCACCTGCTGTGCCGGCGCTGCGTTGGGCGTGGGTGCGGAGGGCGTGCGATGCAGCAGCGAGGCCGTCAGGCCCAGTGCGATCAGCAGGAGGGCACTGATCACGATGAAGACGGGGTTCCTGTATATGGCCATGGTCCGGGCAGCGATGGAGGGCGGCCTGCGATCGGAGCGATCGCGTCAACGCTTATCGGCATTTAGCATCGGATTGGCTGCGCCAGCAATGGAATCGTGCACACTCCGCCGCCGGCGTGGTGCGGATGCACCAATTTGACGCCGGTGCCCGGTTCGTCCGCCTCGCGCTGGTGCGGCGGCACCCCGGCGCCCGGGCCGTCCGCCCGCTGCTGCGCGTGTCCGCCGGAGGCATGGATATTGCCATTGCCCACGGTCGCCCTTACTCGCCCCGCTCATGCTGTCTGCCCGATCGATCCCGCGCCTGCGCACCAGCCTGCTCGCCAGCACCCGTGTCGACCGTGCCCGCGTGCTCGACACGCTGGTCAACAACCTCGATGGCATGGCCTATCGCTGCCACCTCGACCGCGACTGGACGATGGTCTTCGTCAGCCAGGGCTGCCTCGCTCTGACCGGCTATCCGGCCGACGTGCTGGTGGGGGCGAACGCCTTGTCTTGGGAGGCCGTCACCGACCCGTCCGACCGCCAGCGGGTGCGCGGCGAGATCGAAGCCGCGGTGCGCAGCGCCCGCCGCTTTGCCGTCGAATACCGTATCCGCACGCGCGAGGGCGACACCAAGTGGGTGCTCGAGCGCGGCATCCCGGTGCCGGACGAGCGCGGCTGCATCGTCATCGAGGGCTTCGTGGAGGACATCACCGAGCATCGCGCGATGGTGGCCGCGCTCGAGCATGCCGAGCTGCGCTACCGCCACATCTTCGAACACGCCTCGGAGGGCATCTTCCAGACCACGCCGGAAGGTCGCTACCTCGCCGCCAACCCGGCGCTGGCAAAGCTCTACGGCTATGCGGGTCCGGACGAGCTGATCGCCGACCTGGCCGAGCTCGACCGCCGGCTGTACGTCGAGCCCGGCCGGCGGGCCGCCTTCCGCCGGCTGATGGAGACGCACGGCGAGGTGCGCAACTTCGAGTCCGAGGTCTACCGCCGCGACGGCTCGCGCATCTGGATCTCGGAGAACGCGCACATCGTGCGCGGCAGCGACGGCCGCCTGATCTGCTACGAGGGCACGGTGCAGGACGTCTCCGAGCGTCGCCACTACGAGGCCCAGCTCGAGCGCCAGGCCAACCGCGACCAGCTCACCGGACTGCCCAACCGCAACCTGCTGCGCGACCGCATCGAACAGGGCATCGCCCGCGCGGCGCGGCGCGGCTGCATGCTGGCGCTGGTGTTCATCGACCTCGACGGCTTCAAGTTCATCAACGACAGCCTCGGCCACGCGGCCGGCGACGAGCTGCTGGTCGAGATCGCCGGCCGGCTCAATGCCAGCATCCGCAGCTCGGACACCGTGGGGCGGCTGGGCGGCGACGAATTCGTGCTGGTGCTGAACGACCATGAGCAGCTGGGCAGCGTGATTTCCACTCTCGAGCGCGTGCTGCAGGACATCGGCCGTCCGGCCGCGCTCGCCGGGCGCGAGCTGCAGGTGGGGGCGAGCCTGGGCGTGGCGATGTACCCCGACGACGGCGACGACGCCGACAGCCTGCTCAAGCATGCCGACGTGGCCATGTACGCGGCCAAGAGCCGCGGCCGCAACAACTTCCAGTTCTTCACCCGAGCCCTCAACAGCGTCGCCGAGGAGCGCCTGACGCTGGAGGCAGCGATGCGCGTGGCGATCGAGCGCGACGAGTTCGAGGTGCACTACCAGCCCAAGCTCGACCACCGCCGCCGCATCGTGGGCATGGAGGCGCTGGCGCGCTGGTTCCACCCCGTACTGGGCGACATCCGTCCGGACCGCTTCATCCCGATTGCCGAGGAATGCGGGCTGATTCTGCCGCTGACGACCTGCATCCTACGCCGTGCCTTCGCCGCTGCGCGCCGCTGGAACCAGGGTCGCGACCAGCCGCTGCGCCTGGCGGTGAATCTGTCGCCGCGCCTGTTCCTGAGCCGGGACATCGTCGCTCATGTATCCGGCCTGTTGTGCGATGCGGGGCTGCCGGCCTCGCAGGTCGAGCTGGAGGTGACGGAAACGGTCTTCCTCGGCGACGACGAGCTGGCCGTCGGGATCTTCCGTGCGTTCAAGGCGCTTGGCCTCAGCCTGGCGATGGACGACTTCGGCACGGGCTACTCGTCGCTCAGCTACCTGCGCCGCTTCCCGCTCGACACCATCAAGATCGACCGCTCGCTGGTCGTCGGCATCGAGCAGCAGGACGAGATGGCGATGATCGCGCGCGCAGTGATCTCGCTAGGTCAGAGCCTGCGCAAGACGGTGGTCGCGGAAGGCGTCGAGAACCCGGCGCAGTTCGACTTCCTGCGCTTTCAGGGCTGCGACGAGTTCCAGGGTTACCTGTTCTCGCGCCCGCTGCCCGAGGCCGGCTTCGCGCGTCTGCTGGAAGCAGGCGGCGTCATCGCGGCCCGGGGCGACTGAGCGGCCGGCGGCTACAGGAACAGGCCGGCGACATCGACCGTCTCGCGCCGGCCGATGGCGTTGCGGTGCCGGCCCAGCCAGGCATCGGCCGCGGCGCGGCCGAATGCGTGCAACTGGCCGAGGAAGGCGCTGGTGGCGTTGAGCCTGCTGGCGCCATGGATGTCCTCGAGTTCGCGCGCCTCGATCAGGTGGAAGCGCTGCTGCAGCAGCTTGCGCTCGAAGCGCCCCCGCGGCCAGAACGAGGACGTCTCGCGGATATGGCGCCGGGCGTGCGCGATCATGCGCATCTCGCGCAGGAAGGTGGTGGAGAAGCCCAGCTCCATGCTGCGTGCGGCGATGTCGTCGGCACTGCGTGGTGCGTTCTCGCGCTGCAGCGGGTTCAGCAGCACCAGCAGGATGTCGGGCGTGCTGCACGCGTACAGCAGCGGGTAGATCGCCGGGTTGGCGGTGAAGCCGCCGTCCCAGTAGAACTCGCCGTCGATCTCCACCGCGTGGTGCAGCGTCGGCAGGCAGGCCGACGCCAGCAGCGCGGCCTCGCTGAGTTCGGCAGTGTGGAACAGGCGTACCTTGCCCGTGCGCACTGCGGTGGCGGCGATGAACAGCTTCAGCGGACAGTCATGCCGCAGGCGCTCGAAGTCGAACTGGGCGCGGACGACGTCACGCAGCGGATTGAGCTCGAAGGGATTGAACTGGTAAGGCGAGAACATGCGCGTGAGGCCGACCAGCATGTTCATCGGTGCGGGCAGGGCGCCGTCGTTGGCCGGATTGAGCGTGTGCAGCAGCTCGAGATGGAAGGGCACGCTGTCGCCCACCGCATGCCAGAAGCGGGCCAGGGCTGCGCGCGCGCCTTCGGCGCCGCCCTCGGTCCAGCCCTGGGCGAGGGCAACGGCGTTCATCGCCCCGGCGCTGGTGCCGCTGATGCCCTCGAGGTCCAGCCCGGCCTCGAGCAGGCGATCGAGCACGCCCCAGGTGTAGGCGCCATGCGCGCCACCGCCCTGCAGCGCGAGGCTGAGCAGGGGGCGGGGCGGGCTGACGCGCTTCGGCCATGGCAGTTTCGGCATCGCAGGATCCTCCGCATCGAGGCGCGGCGCAGGGGCGGACGGCACGGGCTGCGCCGGCCGGTTTGTTGCGCCGCACAATGCGAAGTATCACGCGACTTCCATTGCAGCTTCAAGCAGGACCCTGCGTCGGGTGCCGCGTCGGCGAAGCCGGATGGCACACCGACGCAGGCGGGCTCAGCGCCCCGAGCAGTGTCCGCCGGAGGCCGCCTGGCCGCTGCCGAGCGCGATCGGGGGCGGTTCCACGCGCACGCCGCCGGTGCTGGCGGTGTCCATCGCGACCAGGGCCAGCACCAGCAGCCAGAACACGGCGGTGGCGAGGCGGAAGAGCTTCTTGTTGTCCATGTCGTCTCCTCAGCCGCTGACGCGCTGGCGAATGCGCACGCCGAGAACCGAGCCCGCGAATGCGAGCGCGAACCACACCCAGCCATGCAGGCTGGCCGAGGCGATGCCGCCGAGGTAGGCGCCGACGTTGCAGCCGAAGGCCATGCGCGAGCTGTAGCCCATCACCAGGCCGGCGACGCAGGCAGCGATCAGGCGGCGCGAGGACGGGATCTTGAAGTCCGCGGGACCGTTCCAGCGCGAGGCGGCCAGGGCGCCGTAGATCAGGCCGAGGTTGGTCACCGAGGTCACATCGGCCAGCAGCGGTTCCGCCAGGCGCACCGCATGCGGATCGACGCCCCAGAACGGGTCGCCGACGGCGCTCCAGCCCAGCGCGGTGGCGATCTTCGCGCCCCACACGCCGATGCCGTAGACGATGCCCCAGGGCTGCCCGGCGACGATCAGGTGCAGGCCGTACAGGGCCGCCAGCAGCAGCGCGCCCAGCCACCAGCGCCGGGACCAGCCGGTCGCCGTGCGTGGAGTCTCGGCGACCGGGGCGGCAACGAAGCTCGCAGTGGCCGCCCGCGCCGATTGCAAGGCCGCCGCCTGCACCGAGGAGGACACGCGGGAGGACGCGCGCGGCGCGGCGCGGCCAGCCAGCCAGGCGACCAGGCCGCAGGCGAGGACCGTGATCGCCAGCGCGACCGGCCAGCCGAACGCCAGCAGGTCGACCGCCGGCAGGCCGCCGAGGGCGATCCAGCCCGGCTGGTGCGAGGCACCGACGAAGCTGCCCAGGGCGAAGGTCGGCAGCACGGCGAAGGACAGCGGCGCACCGGCGCCGGCCTTGTACAGCGTGCCCGAACCGCAGCCATCGGCCAGCTGCATCGCCGCGCCGAACAGGAAGGCGCCCAGCACCAGGCTGATCGTCAGCGGCGCCACCGCACCGACCAGTTCGCCACCGCTGCCGGCGATCAGCGGCAGGCTGACCGCAGCGGCGAGCACCATCAGCAGCATCTGCGCCCACAGGCCCTGCGGGTCGCGACGCTCGATGAAGTCGCGCCAGCCGGTGGTGAAGCCGAAGCGCGCGCCCTGCAGCACGGCGCCGAAGCCGATGCCGAGCAGCGCCAGCAGGCCCTGGCGCACGCCGGCGGCAAGCATCACCGCCAGCACGCCGGCCAGTCCGCCGACGACGAGGAACAAACGGGTAAACCAGCGCATTGGAACCGTCCCGACCCGTGGCTTACTCGAAAGCGCGCTTGATGTCCTGCACCAGCGCGGACACGCGCGAGGGCTGGTTCTGCATCGGCAGTTCGGCCTTGCTCCACTCCACCATCGACGCCGGGTAGAGCTTCACCGCGGTGTTGCCGGCGATCTCGGACATCACGAACCAGTTGGTGGCAGCCCAGTGGCCGGTGTTGCAGAAGGACACCGCCGGGCCGGCTGCCGCGCCCGACTGCGCGACCAGCGACTTCAGCTCCGCCGCGGGCTTCAGCGTCGTACCGCCCTTGACGAAGAACTGGGCGTTGTCGAAGGACTGTGCGCCGGGCAGGGTGCCGTAGCGGGCGGCCGCATCGGCGCGGGCCTCGCCGGTGTAGAAGCGGGCCGGGCGGGCGTCGACGAGCAGGGGGGCCGAGGACGACTGCACGGCCGCCGCCAGTTCCTGGCTGGACACGATCTGCGTCTCGTCATAGCGATAGGTGAACTGGCTGGGCGCGACCGTGGGTACGGCCTTGTCGAGGGCGCCGCCGCGGGTCTGCCACAGCTTGGTGCCACCGTCGAGGATGGACAGGCGGCTCAGTCCGCCGACCTTCAGCGTCCAGTACACCCGGGCCGCTGCGCCGAAATCGGTGTGGTCGGCGCCGCCATGCACCACGATCACGTGGGTGTTCCGGTCGATGCCTGCCTTGCGCAGCACTTCGGTGAGTGCGGCTTCGGGCACGAGCTGGCCGGCGTTGTCCTTCGGCCCGCGGAACTTGCCGTAGGGCGTGTTGATCGCGCCGGGGATGTGGCCCTCGGCGTAGTCCTTGTCGCTGCGGATGTCGAGGATGCGCACGTCCGGCTGGCCGAGCAGCGGTTTCAGGTCGGCGGGCGTCAGCAGCGGGGCGGGGAGGGCCACGGCGGGTTGCGCCTGGGTGGCACCCGGCGCGGGAAGAGTGTTCGCAGACACCGGCAGGGCCAGGGAAAGACCGCCAGCGGCGATCGTCAGCGAGAGCAGGAGCTTGTTGAGCATGGCGTATTCTCCGTTCGGTCGTGCAGGGGTGCCCCCCGTCCGGGGGCCGCCGGGGCTTGTCGGCGCCCCTTGAAGTCGTGGAGGCGCAGGATACGGTGAGACGCCAACAGGCAGAATAGGGGTTGAGGAAGGTCCATAGATCCATTGGTTATTTGAGCGGCCCGAATGCGTCCTGTGATGAACTCGCTGGCGCAAGTCGGTTCTGACCCGGGTTGCTCACTCTCGCTGGCTGTCCCATGAAACGCTCGAACCTGCTTGCGCTCGGCTTTGCCGCGATGCTGACCCTGTCCTTCGGCCTGAGCCTGGCGGACGACCCGCGCGCGTCGGTTTCCGCCGGCGAGCGCAGCTGGCGCACGGCGCCACGCCATTCGGCAGGCATCGCGCCCGATCCGGTCGCTCACGCGGGACAGGCGATCGTGCAGGTGTATGCGGCGCCGACCTACGGCTGGCGGGGGTATTTCGCCGTGCATCCGTGGATCATCTACAAGCGCAGCGGCGAGACCGCCTACACGCGCTACGAGGTCGTCGGCTGGGGCGGCACGAATGTCGTGCGTCGCAACCACGCGATTGCCGATGGGCTCTGGTACGGCGCGATGCCGGCCGTGCTCGTGGATCACCGCGGCGAGTCCGCGCAGTCCATGATCGACGACATCGAAGCCGCGATCGGGCGCTACCCGTACGTGAACGAGTACCGCAGCTATCCCGGCCCCAACAGCAATACCTTCCTGGCCCATATCGGACGGGAGGTTCCGGCGCTTGCGCTCGACATGCCGGCAAATGCGATCGGCAAGGATTATCGTCCGGTCAGCCAGCCGCTAGGCCTGTCCCCGTCGGGCGCGGGTGTCCAGGTGTCCCTGCTCGGGCTGCTGGGGCTGACGGTCGGACTGGAGGAGGGGGTCGAGTTCAATATCCTCGGTCTCAATTTCGGCATCGACCTGAACCGTCCCGGACTGCGCCTGCCGGCGATCGGACGCCTGGGGATGGACGACGTGTCCGTCTCGGGCGTGTGACCGCTTGAGTGGGCCGCGCTGAATGATCGGGAGACGAGACGGAACATGAAACGACGGGTTTTTCTGAGCGGACTGCTGGGCGCTGCGCTGCTTGCCGGCTGTGGTCGTGATCTGCCGCGCCTGGCCGCGCTGCCGGCCGAGTCGGTCGTGCTGGCGTTCGGCGACAGTGTGACGTACGGAACGGGCGCCTCGGAGGGCGAGGACTGGCCGAGCCTCCTGGCGGACCTGACCGGCTGGGACATCGTCAATGCCGGCATCCCGGGGGATACGGCGCTCGCAGGGCAGCACCGTTTGCCCGCCCTGCTGGAGGAGTATTCGCCTGCGCTGGTGGTCGTCGAGATCGGTGGCAACGATTTCCTGCGCCGTCGCGCGCAGGTCGAGGTCAAGGAAGACCTGCGCAGGATCGTGCGCATGGCCCGGGACAGCGGAGCGCAGGTCGCCCTGGTCGGCGTGCCCGAACTGTCGCTGTTGAGTGCCGTGGCGGGCCGGCCCTCCGATGCGCCGATCTACGCCGAACTCGCCGAGGAAGAAGGCGTGCCGCTGGTGCCGGACGTGTTCTCCGACATCCTCGGCCGGCCGGAGTTGTGCGCCGACAGGATCCATCCGAACGCGGCAGGGTACGCGCGGATGGCTGCCGGCATCCATGCGCGCCTGCGGGAGCTGGGCCTGGCAGGCTGAGGCCCGGCGGTGTGCGTCGGCCGGCGGCTCGGGGCGCCCTCTGCCCCGACGTCCGCCGCGATCTCAGCCTTTCTCGCCTTTCGCCGCCAGGTAGATGCCCACCAGCAGCAGGCTGAAGCCGACGAACTGCAGCGGCGCGAAGCCCTCGCCGAAGATGATGAAGGCCATCAGCGCGCTGCCCACCGGCTCGCCCAGCGTGACCACCGCGACGAAGGTCGCCGACACATAGCGCAGCGACCAGTTGTAGGCGGTGTGGCCGAGCAGTTGCGGGCCGAGCGCCATTGCCAGCAGCACCAGCCAGGCGGTGTTCGACAGGGTGAAGAGTTCCACGCCGCCCGCGCCGCTGGCGGCGAACAGGAACAGCGCTGCCGCGCCGTAGGCCAGCCAGATGTAGGCCGGCAGCCCCAGCCCGGCACGCAGCCGGCGGCCGATCAGCAGGTAGGCGGAGAAGCACCAGCTGCCGATCAGCGCCAGCAGGTTGCCGAGCATCGGGTTGCTGCCTGCGCCGACGGTCTGGCTGTCGCTCCAGAAGATGAACAGGCTGCCGGCGAAGGACAGCGCGATGCCGCCGATCATCATCTTCGTCGGTGTCTCGCGGAAGATCAGGAAGGAGGCCAGCCCGATCCACAGCGGGTTGGTCGTCACCAGCGCGGTGCTGGAGGCGACCGAGGTGTATTCCAGCGAGCTGATCCAGGTGGCGAAATGCAGCGCGAGGAAGAAGCCCGCCGCCAGCGCCATGCCAATCTGCCGCCGGGTGAGGCGGGCAAGTTCGTGGCGCGACTGCAGGAAGGCGACCGGGGTGATGATCAGCGCGGCGAAGCCGAGCCGCCAGGTCGCCACCGCGAGCGAACTGACGCCCTCGGCCTGGGCGAGGCGGGCGAAGATGGCGCCGAAGGAAATCGCGGTGAGACCGATACCGAGGACGACGAAGGGGAGCCAGCGGGCAGGTTGAGTTGTCTGGGACATCAAGCGGGAGTCGATCAGGTTGTTGTCGGTGCGGATTCGGAGGGGCGCGGCTTCGATCCGACCGGGTGGCGCCTTGGCAGTTGCCGATTATCGCTCAGGCGTGGCCGCCCTCGAGATACGCCGCCCGTACTTCCGGGCTCGCCAGCAGTTCGGCGCCGGTGCCGGAGAGCGTGATCTCGCCGTGCTGCAGCACGTAGCCGCGATGTGCCACGCGCAGCGCCTGGTTGGCGTTCTGCTCGACCAGCAGGATGGTC
This genomic window from Thauera humireducens contains:
- a CDS encoding DctP family TRAP transporter solute-binding subunit: MISALLLIALGLTASLLHRTPSAPTPNAAPAQQVVRTLRFGHNITDGALFEAAARFAAEVGTRSGGALKIEVFPGQALGTDDQMLEMARQGSLDLLLIPTAKVSVAVPAMQYADLPFYFPTREDLYAMLDGEPGQMLLDKLRSIDLIGMTFWDNGFKQFTGDRPLRSPEDFAGTRVRTMKSRMLMDQFRTFGAHSIPIDFHATRQALADGVVDAQENPLIAIVAMGIHEVQPHLTLSNHGYLGYVFVISSRVFDTLSPEQRTLLIDTARALTPWERAETHRREAQLLETIRAAGVTIHTLSEDERRRFAEATANIPGRFEALIGPDLLSRSDELLEHKYGVPGRHILIGLDADLSTDGRLGGLAIKRGAQLAIEEINAAGGVLGKPLKLIARDNRSQPGLGIANIEHFAATPDVVAVLGGMHSHVIIAEQESLHRLGLPLLVPWSASAAVVQHDFKPNHIFRASANDNLVAPFLVEHVRKRFGRPALLVENSEWGRSMQQRLREHIAQTGLELAGEAVFNRGATDFRGELTRFRAKEADVLLMIANPLEGHYVVREMAAQSDPLPIVAHWGITATDLWAASRHAIAQLDLEVFQTASLIDNPRPQAQALAQRYLQRYDVASPQDVIAPQGVTQAYDLIHLLAAALRQAGTSERQAVREALQHLPPHEGAVRRYAPAFSANRHDALDESDYRMARFDEHGVLRLLPR
- a CDS encoding putative bifunctional diguanylate cyclase/phosphodiesterase, whose protein sequence is MLSARSIPRLRTSLLASTRVDRARVLDTLVNNLDGMAYRCHLDRDWTMVFVSQGCLALTGYPADVLVGANALSWEAVTDPSDRQRVRGEIEAAVRSARRFAVEYRIRTREGDTKWVLERGIPVPDERGCIVIEGFVEDITEHRAMVAALEHAELRYRHIFEHASEGIFQTTPEGRYLAANPALAKLYGYAGPDELIADLAELDRRLYVEPGRRAAFRRLMETHGEVRNFESEVYRRDGSRIWISENAHIVRGSDGRLICYEGTVQDVSERRHYEAQLERQANRDQLTGLPNRNLLRDRIEQGIARAARRGCMLALVFIDLDGFKFINDSLGHAAGDELLVEIAGRLNASIRSSDTVGRLGGDEFVLVLNDHEQLGSVISTLERVLQDIGRPAALAGRELQVGASLGVAMYPDDGDDADSLLKHADVAMYAAKSRGRNNFQFFTRALNSVAEERLTLEAAMRVAIERDEFEVHYQPKLDHRRRIVGMEALARWFHPVLGDIRPDRFIPIAEECGLILPLTTCILRRAFAAARRWNQGRDQPLRLAVNLSPRLFLSRDIVAHVSGLLCDAGLPASQVELEVTETVFLGDDELAVGIFRAFKALGLSLAMDDFGTGYSSLSYLRRFPLDTIKIDRSLVVGIEQQDEMAMIARAVISLGQSLRKTVVAEGVENPAQFDFLRFQGCDEFQGYLFSRPLPEAGFARLLEAGGVIAARGD
- a CDS encoding patatin-like phospholipase family protein, encoding MPKLPWPKRVSPPRPLLSLALQGGGAHGAYTWGVLDRLLEAGLDLEGISGTSAGAMNAVALAQGWTEGGAEGARAALARFWHAVGDSVPFHLELLHTLNPANDGALPAPMNMLVGLTRMFSPYQFNPFELNPLRDVVRAQFDFERLRHDCPLKLFIAATAVRTGKVRLFHTAELSEAALLASACLPTLHHAVEIDGEFYWDGGFTANPAIYPLLYACSTPDILLVLLNPLQRENAPRSADDIAARSMELGFSTTFLREMRMIAHARRHIRETSSFWPRGRFERKLLQQRFHLIEARELEDIHGASRLNATSAFLGQLHAFGRAAADAWLGRHRNAIGRRETVDVAGLFL
- a CDS encoding YeeE/YedE family protein, whose protein sequence is MRWFTRLFLVVGGLAGVLAVMLAAGVRQGLLALLGIGFGAVLQGARFGFTTGWRDFIERRDPQGLWAQMLLMVLAAAVSLPLIAGSGGELVGAVAPLTISLVLGAFLFGAAMQLADGCGSGTLYKAGAGAPLSFAVLPTFALGSFVGASHQPGWIALGGLPAVDLLAFGWPVALAITVLACGLVAWLAGRAAPRASSRVSSSVQAAALQSARAATASFVAAPVAETPRTATGWSRRWWLGALLLAALYGLHLIVAGQPWGIVYGIGVWGAKIATALGWSAVGDPFWGVDPHAVRLAEPLLADVTSVTNLGLIYGALAASRWNGPADFKIPSSRRLIAACVAGLVMGYSSRMAFGCNVGAYLGGIASASLHGWVWFALAFAGSVLGVRIRQRVSG
- a CDS encoding sulfurtransferase, which produces MLNKLLLSLTIAAGGLSLALPVSANTLPAPGATQAQPAVALPAPLLTPADLKPLLGQPDVRILDIRSDKDYAEGHIPGAINTPYGKFRGPKDNAGQLVPEAALTEVLRKAGIDRNTHVIVVHGGADHTDFGAAARVYWTLKVGGLSRLSILDGGTKLWQTRGGALDKAVPTVAPSQFTYRYDETQIVSSQELAAAVQSSSAPLLVDARPARFYTGEARADAAARYGTLPGAQSFDNAQFFVKGGTTLKPAAELKSLVAQSGAAAGPAVSFCNTGHWAATNWFVMSEIAGNTAVKLYPASMVEWSKAELPMQNQPSRVSALVQDIKRAFE
- a CDS encoding DUF3750 domain-containing protein, with product MKRSNLLALGFAAMLTLSFGLSLADDPRASVSAGERSWRTAPRHSAGIAPDPVAHAGQAIVQVYAAPTYGWRGYFAVHPWIIYKRSGETAYTRYEVVGWGGTNVVRRNHAIADGLWYGAMPAVLVDHRGESAQSMIDDIEAAIGRYPYVNEYRSYPGPNSNTFLAHIGREVPALALDMPANAIGKDYRPVSQPLGLSPSGAGVQVSLLGLLGLTVGLEEGVEFNILGLNFGIDLNRPGLRLPAIGRLGMDDVSVSGV
- a CDS encoding arylesterase; protein product: MKRRVFLSGLLGAALLAGCGRDLPRLAALPAESVVLAFGDSVTYGTGASEGEDWPSLLADLTGWDIVNAGIPGDTALAGQHRLPALLEEYSPALVVVEIGGNDFLRRRAQVEVKEDLRRIVRMARDSGAQVALVGVPELSLLSAVAGRPSDAPIYAELAEEEGVPLVPDVFSDILGRPELCADRIHPNAAGYARMAAGIHARLRELGLAG
- a CDS encoding DMT family transporter — translated: MSQTTQPARWLPFVVLGIGLTAISFGAIFARLAQAEGVSSLAVATWRLGFAALIITPVAFLQSRHELARLTRRQIGMALAAGFFLALHFATWISSLEYTSVASSTALVTTNPLWIGLASFLIFRETPTKMMIGGIALSFAGSLFIFWSDSQTVGAGSNPMLGNLLALIGSWCFSAYLLIGRRLRAGLGLPAYIWLAYGAAALFLFAASGAGGVELFTLSNTAWLVLLAMALGPQLLGHTAYNWSLRYVSATFVAVVTLGEPVGSALMAFIIFGEGFAPLQFVGFSLLLVGIYLAAKGEKG